From a single Candidatus Saccharibacteria bacterium genomic region:
- a CDS encoding mannose-1-phosphate guanylyltransferase, with product MIVFIIAGGSGTRLWPLSTPEYPKHLLKLTDENSLLQNTYDRASQLTSTDKIFVVSEKSHIEHVYSQLASLPKENILVEPARRGTASCILLALAELYKRSVDKNEAVLFLWADHIIRDTDGFTATMLRAGEITEEDNKLVFVGVEPTYPSTGLGYIKKGSKLNGWVSAYVFEGFKEKPDRKTATAYFKSGKYLWNTGYLVGTREAFETEFESVALSMKKDYERLKSAKDIEAAYLDCENIAVDYVLSEKVKEAGVVPGSFDWADVGSFHDLHEMSEQDENGNHFRGENIETELASNCYVRNDTDTPVAVIGVDNVVVVNTPSGILVTNKNHAQKVGEVSKRFKK from the coding sequence ATGATTGTTTTTATTATCGCTGGCGGATCTGGGACCAGATTATGGCCACTGAGTACGCCTGAGTATCCCAAACATCTTCTTAAACTAACTGACGAAAATAGTCTGCTGCAGAATACATATGATCGAGCATCGCAGCTAACAAGCACAGATAAGATATTTGTTGTCTCTGAAAAGTCACATATTGAGCACGTCTATAGTCAGCTAGCGAGTCTGCCAAAAGAAAACATCTTGGTCGAACCTGCCCGCAGAGGAACAGCTAGCTGCATTCTGCTAGCATTAGCGGAGCTTTATAAGCGCAGTGTAGATAAGAACGAAGCTGTGCTTTTTCTCTGGGCTGACCACATTATCCGCGATACAGATGGCTTTACGGCAACGATGCTAAGAGCTGGGGAGATCACCGAGGAAGATAACAAGCTAGTCTTTGTGGGAGTTGAGCCTACATATCCTTCAACCGGACTGGGCTATATCAAAAAAGGCAGCAAGCTGAATGGCTGGGTGAGCGCATACGTTTTCGAAGGTTTCAAAGAAAAACCGGACCGCAAAACTGCTACTGCATACTTCAAAAGCGGCAAGTATCTGTGGAACACCGGCTACTTGGTGGGCACTAGAGAAGCATTCGAAACAGAATTTGAGAGCGTCGCGCTAAGCATGAAGAAAGATTACGAAAGATTGAAATCGGCCAAAGACATCGAGGCAGCTTATTTAGATTGTGAGAACATAGCAGTTGATTATGTTTTAAGCGAGAAGGTCAAGGAGGCGGGCGTTGTACCGGGCAGTTTTGATTGGGCAGACGTAGGCTCTTTCCATGATCTACACGAAATGAGCGAGCAAGATGAAAATGGCAATCATTTTAGAGGTGAAAATATAGAAACTGAGCTAGCAAGTAATTGTTACGTGAGAAACGACACTGATACGCCCGTTGCAGTTATCGGTGTAGATAATGTAGTGGTTGTAAATACGCCCAGTGGCATTTTGGTAACAAATAAAAATCACGCTCAAAAAGTCGGCGAAGTCAGTAAGAGATTTAAAAAGTAA
- a CDS encoding phosphomannomutase/phosphoglucomutase, with product MQANPHIFRGYDLRGLVGEDLSEELAENLGMAYGTMLKNQGVTKAVIGRDCRESGENYATALIRGLNKTGVDTVYIGMVLVGTFYWSQYHLNIKAGVYVSASHNPPEYNGFKFANDFSETLVTDGMNDLKNLVLSEKYSLSDNVGKNDEQNIIEAYYADILARLPSPRSLKVLVDSGCTTAGAFAPELIRRAGHEVIEKNTEVSGSFPLGVADPTEVEVAERLSKEVVEAGADIGFTYDADGDRIGIVDEKGGIIWNDVLVALFAADVLTDHPGSKIMFNTLCSQLVPETIVRLGGIPFMWRTGHSFLKKKNQEEGAAFIGELSGHFFFSKDFYNHDDGLYSTMRLLKYLSSNNEPLSRHINDLPRYISSPEIKVYCADDKKKAAIEELAPSLKKRFPEALIIDDERAGDGLRFEMDGQMFVVRYSQNGPYLTIKYEARNIAGYESLRKLIYELLLQNKDIDWDSKINANVHAINTEQTNA from the coding sequence ATGCAAGCTAACCCACATATATTTAGAGGCTATGACTTAAGAGGCCTAGTCGGTGAAGATTTAAGTGAAGAATTAGCCGAAAACCTTGGAATGGCTTACGGAACTATGCTAAAGAATCAAGGCGTGACCAAGGCCGTAATCGGGCGTGATTGTCGTGAGAGTGGCGAAAACTATGCCACTGCATTAATTCGTGGCCTCAACAAAACAGGTGTCGACACAGTGTACATAGGTATGGTTTTAGTCGGAACTTTTTATTGGTCTCAATACCATTTAAATATCAAGGCGGGGGTGTATGTAAGCGCATCTCATAATCCACCTGAATATAATGGTTTCAAGTTTGCAAATGATTTTTCAGAAACTTTAGTCACAGATGGGATGAACGATCTGAAAAATCTGGTCTTATCTGAGAAATATAGTTTGTCGGACAATGTAGGGAAGAACGATGAGCAGAACATTATCGAGGCATATTATGCGGATATTTTAGCGAGATTACCTTCTCCAAGGTCGTTAAAGGTTTTAGTAGATTCTGGTTGTACTACCGCCGGGGCATTCGCACCAGAGCTAATTAGACGTGCAGGGCACGAAGTCATTGAAAAAAATACAGAAGTTTCGGGTAGCTTCCCACTCGGTGTTGCCGATCCCACTGAAGTAGAAGTGGCCGAGAGGCTGAGTAAGGAAGTCGTCGAAGCCGGAGCAGATATTGGTTTTACTTACGATGCAGACGGAGATCGTATAGGTATAGTTGACGAGAAAGGCGGTATTATTTGGAATGATGTTCTGGTCGCTCTCTTTGCCGCAGACGTTTTGACTGATCATCCAGGTTCAAAGATAATGTTTAATACCCTATGTAGCCAGTTAGTGCCCGAAACTATTGTGCGACTTGGCGGTATACCTTTCATGTGGCGTACCGGTCATTCTTTCTTAAAGAAGAAAAATCAAGAAGAAGGCGCTGCCTTTATCGGCGAACTGTCGGGCCATTTCTTCTTTAGTAAAGACTTCTATAATCATGACGATGGTCTTTATTCAACAATGAGACTTTTAAAATATCTCAGTTCAAATAACGAGCCACTTAGCAGGCATATTAATGATTTGCCTCGGTACATATCAAGTCCAGAGATAAAAGTTTATTGTGCTGATGACAAGAAGAAAGCAGCGATTGAAGAGCTAGCGCCAAGTCTAAAAAAAAGATTCCCAGAAGCCCTGATAATAGATGACGAAAGAGCCGGTGATGGGCTAAGGTTTGAAATGGACGGCCAAATGTTTGTTGTACGTTACTCACAAAATGGACCCTATTTAACAATAAAGTACGAGGCTCGGAATATTGCTGGTTATGAAAGTCTGCGGAAACTTATATATGAGCTACTCCTACAAAATAAGGATATTGATTGGGATTCTAAAATAAATGCTAACGTGCACGCCATAAACACGGAGCAAACAAATGCTTGA
- a CDS encoding phosphoheptose isomerase: protein MLDLSGVDANNKWAVLRRIKDDLILKNGLVMDDVDEHKPYGGYYRFLDSEREKFLELFYKELDVELSGNINPKFMIFAPGQKVSFQYHNRRSEIWRVIYGEIEAFYGDSDELGDYKIYELGEILNFPLGARHKAGASSKGWAIAAEIWKHEDPSNLSDESDIVRLSDDYGRAIKC from the coding sequence ATGCTTGATTTGTCAGGTGTAGACGCAAATAATAAATGGGCGGTTCTAAGAAGGATTAAAGATGATTTAATCTTAAAAAACGGTTTAGTCATGGACGATGTCGATGAACATAAGCCTTACGGTGGGTATTATAGGTTTTTAGACTCAGAAAGAGAGAAGTTCCTCGAGCTGTTCTACAAAGAACTTGATGTTGAGCTGTCCGGTAATATTAACCCCAAGTTCATGATTTTTGCTCCTGGACAAAAGGTTAGTTTTCAATACCACAATCGTAGGTCGGAAATCTGGAGAGTAATATATGGTGAGATTGAAGCATTCTACGGAGACAGCGATGAGTTGGGGGATTACAAGATTTACGAACTTGGAGAAATTCTAAATTTTCCACTTGGTGCAAGGCATAAAGCAGGCGCTAGCTCAAAGGGGTGGGCTATAGCTGCCGAAATATGGAAGCACGAGGATCCATCCAATCTCTCAGACGAATCAGATATTGTAAGACTTTCTGACGACTATGGCCGGGCCATAAAATGCTAA
- the galE gene encoding UDP-glucose 4-epimerase GalE, whose protein sequence is MGTYLLTGGLGYIGSHTAVELISLGHEVVIVDNLANSKLSVLDRLEQITGKKIKFYQADLCDKVALQSIFTENKVEIVIHFAGLKAVGESVAQPLAYYRNNLDSTLTLCEVMHEVGVKKLIFSSSATVYGNPSELPLKETSQVGVGITNPYGQTKYMIEQILSDLCVSDPDWQITSLRYFNPIGAHSSGLIGEDPNGIPNNLLPYVAKVASGELESVGVFGNDYDTPDGTGVRDYIHVVDLALGHAAAAAHLKPGFSVYNLGTGQGTSVMEIIRAFELACGHSIKYEIKPRRKGDIASCYADCSKANEELGWHAIKTIDQACADSWRWQQK, encoded by the coding sequence ATGGGTACATACTTACTAACTGGGGGATTGGGTTATATCGGTAGTCATACGGCTGTTGAGTTGATTTCTCTGGGTCACGAGGTCGTTATTGTAGACAATCTAGCAAACTCCAAACTTTCTGTGCTGGATCGGCTCGAGCAAATTACTGGCAAAAAAATAAAGTTTTACCAAGCAGACTTATGCGACAAAGTAGCTTTACAAAGTATATTTACTGAAAACAAAGTTGAAATCGTTATACACTTTGCCGGCCTAAAAGCCGTTGGCGAGTCTGTCGCTCAACCACTTGCGTATTATCGTAACAACCTTGACTCTACCCTAACACTCTGCGAAGTTATGCATGAGGTAGGCGTCAAAAAACTAATTTTCAGCTCGTCAGCCACCGTTTATGGCAACCCTAGCGAGCTGCCGCTCAAAGAAACTTCACAGGTCGGTGTCGGGATAACAAATCCATACGGCCAAACAAAGTACATGATCGAACAGATTCTGAGTGATCTTTGTGTATCCGACCCCGACTGGCAAATCACCTCACTGAGATACTTCAACCCTATCGGCGCTCACTCCAGCGGCCTAATAGGCGAAGACCCCAACGGTATTCCTAACAACTTGCTTCCCTACGTTGCTAAAGTGGCGTCAGGTGAACTAGAAAGTGTTGGTGTGTTCGGGAACGACTACGATACGCCTGACGGGACAGGCGTACGTGACTACATCCATGTGGTTGATCTAGCACTGGGGCATGCAGCAGCTGCAGCTCATCTGAAACCAGGTTTTAGTGTTTACAACTTAGGCACAGGCCAAGGCACTTCGGTGATGGAGATAATTAGAGCTTTCGAACTAGCATGCGGACACTCTATAAAATATGAGATCAAACCCCGTCGCAAAGGCGACATAGCCAGTTGCTATGCCGACTGTTCAAAAGCTAACGAGGAGCTTGGTTGGCATGCAATAAAAACCATCGATCAGGCTTGCGCCGACTCATGGCGCTGGCAACAAAAATAG
- a CDS encoding putative DNA binding domain-containing protein: protein MALPINLDDLISGRLVEWERLEFKAGWNPLAVLQSICAFANDINNWGGGYILLGIEEKNGRPVLPAQGLSKSSLDTIQKELIERCHQLRPNYFPIIELAEIGTATILVIWVPGGEVRPYKAPANLNKNNKEFYYYIRRGSITKKASDSEERDLLNMSAHIPFDDQVNQRAEITDIKLPLVKAHLASVGSYLLEQSESLQFADLCRKMNIVSGPDEYLKPKNIGLLLFNDNPTQFFQCAQIELVIFEDEVGDSFTEKNFKGPIQQQLQDILLYFKNHIIVERVRKIEGSAEAERFYNYPYQAIEEAVVNTVYHRSYQDDSPIEIRIFSDRIEMVSYPGPLPPLNKEKLHSGRVVARKYRNRRIGDFLKELHLTEGKGTGIPKIKKSMESNGSPAPIFDTDDDLSYFLTILPAHLEFKQAKALGQVRGQVTGQVTGQVTGQVDELILLFCRRPKKRREIMSEIGLSNRYENFTRYTKALINNGYLSPTILDKPRSQNQQYKTTALGNEFISKNTGKSFSDDNLSLEL, encoded by the coding sequence ATGGCCTTACCAATAAATTTAGATGATTTAATAAGCGGACGACTAGTGGAATGGGAAAGACTGGAATTTAAAGCCGGCTGGAACCCACTTGCCGTACTGCAGTCGATATGTGCTTTCGCAAACGATATCAATAACTGGGGCGGCGGGTACATTTTGTTGGGCATAGAGGAGAAAAACGGTAGACCCGTTTTACCAGCACAAGGTTTAAGCAAGAGCAGTTTGGACACAATTCAAAAGGAGTTAATCGAAAGATGTCATCAGTTAAGGCCTAACTACTTCCCAATAATTGAATTAGCAGAAATAGGTACTGCCACAATATTAGTGATTTGGGTACCCGGCGGAGAAGTGAGGCCGTATAAGGCACCCGCCAATCTAAACAAAAACAATAAGGAGTTTTACTACTACATTAGACGAGGATCCATAACCAAGAAAGCTTCTGACTCGGAGGAGCGAGATCTCTTAAACATGTCAGCCCATATACCTTTTGATGATCAGGTTAACCAAAGAGCCGAAATTACTGATATCAAGTTGCCACTAGTTAAAGCTCACCTGGCAAGTGTTGGCAGCTACTTACTAGAACAATCGGAATCGTTGCAATTTGCTGATTTATGCCGAAAAATGAACATTGTTTCCGGACCAGATGAATATTTGAAACCTAAAAATATCGGGCTACTATTATTTAATGATAACCCCACCCAATTTTTCCAATGCGCTCAAATTGAGCTTGTAATATTCGAAGATGAGGTTGGCGACAGTTTCACTGAAAAAAATTTCAAAGGGCCAATACAGCAGCAACTTCAAGACATTTTGTTGTATTTCAAAAATCATATTATTGTCGAACGAGTACGCAAAATCGAAGGTAGTGCTGAAGCAGAAAGATTCTATAATTACCCCTACCAGGCCATAGAGGAAGCTGTCGTTAATACCGTATACCACCGTAGTTATCAAGACGACAGCCCTATCGAAATTCGTATCTTTTCAGATCGTATCGAAATGGTCAGCTACCCTGGCCCACTGCCGCCCTTAAACAAAGAGAAGCTACATAGCGGCCGGGTTGTAGCTCGCAAGTATCGCAACAGACGAATTGGAGACTTTCTCAAAGAGCTACATTTGACAGAAGGTAAAGGTACCGGCATACCAAAGATCAAAAAGTCTATGGAAAGCAATGGCTCTCCAGCACCTATTTTTGATACGGATGATGACCTAAGTTATTTCCTAACTATTCTGCCAGCGCATCTTGAGTTCAAGCAGGCCAAAGCATTAGGCCAAGTCAGAGGACAAGTGACAGGACAAGTGACAGGACAAGTGACAGGACAAGTGGATGAACTAATTCTGCTATTCTGTCGTAGACCCAAGAAAAGACGTGAGATCATGTCAGAGATAGGGCTTAGCAATCGTTATGAAAACTTTACTCGCTATACAAAAGCCCTGATAAACAATGGCTATTTATCGCCCACTATACTAGACAAACCCAGAAGCCAAAATCAACAGTACAAGACTACGGCGCTCGGAAACGAATTTATCAGTAAAAACACTGGCAAGTCCTTCAGCGATGATAACTTAAGCTTAGAATTATAG
- the glmS gene encoding glutamine--fructose-6-phosphate transaminase (isomerizing), giving the protein MCGIVGYIGNNNATGYLLDGLESLEYRGYDSAGIALLRNDTINLTKVVGRVEALRKELDASDQANCGIGHTRWATHGGVVKRNAHPHLSNDGAFAVVHNGIIENYQEIKKFLKKKGYNFHSDTDTEVVPNLLQYNYQQSRDVKKAFAATIQELRGAYGIVMTTTHDYERLYAAKLSSPLAIGVGEGELFIGSDAIPIVSKTKQIVFLNDGEIAYVKASGYHIVDIKTLKDIMRPTELIEIEQDASGTGNFPDYMSKEIHEAPQTVRSAMLGRARIEEGIIKLGGLEAVENQLNYITRIIIIACGTSYYAGMVGEYLLEEIAGLPVEVQQASEFRYRKEPLSRSTAVLVISQSGETADCIAALKKLEGSGILMLGVVNAPGSSLARMTDAGVYCHAGPEKAVASTKAFIAQVTVLCLIALKLSKTYTGFDELLTSLDKIPAQLEQILDQDGEIKRIAKKYAHHRDFLFIGRRYLYPVALEGSLKLKEISYIHAEGYAGGEMKHGPLALIDENFPTFALALSSDVAEKSASNMQEINARGGPIIAVIDDQKAEAAQIADDLIIIPKTIEQLQPILAATVTHIFAYHVARELDRDIDKPRNLAKSVTVE; this is encoded by the coding sequence ATGTGCGGCATCGTTGGTTACATTGGTAATAATAACGCAACCGGATATCTGCTCGACGGCCTTGAGTCGTTAGAGTACCGCGGCTATGACTCTGCTGGCATTGCGCTTCTTCGTAACGACACAATAAACCTAACCAAGGTTGTTGGCAGAGTCGAGGCTCTAAGAAAAGAACTAGACGCTAGCGACCAAGCTAACTGCGGCATAGGCCACACCCGATGGGCAACGCACGGCGGAGTTGTAAAGCGCAATGCTCATCCGCATTTGTCTAATGACGGGGCTTTCGCAGTTGTTCATAATGGCATCATTGAAAACTACCAAGAAATCAAAAAGTTTCTTAAGAAAAAAGGCTACAATTTTCACTCCGACACCGACACCGAAGTAGTCCCAAATCTGTTGCAGTACAACTACCAGCAATCTCGTGACGTTAAGAAGGCTTTTGCTGCCACCATTCAGGAACTTAGGGGAGCATACGGCATTGTTATGACGACTACGCACGACTATGAGAGATTATACGCTGCTAAATTATCCAGCCCGTTAGCAATAGGCGTTGGCGAGGGTGAGTTATTTATCGGCTCGGATGCAATCCCAATTGTTTCAAAAACAAAGCAGATTGTCTTTCTAAACGACGGAGAGATAGCTTACGTCAAGGCCTCCGGCTACCACATCGTTGATATCAAAACTCTAAAAGATATTATGCGACCAACGGAACTAATTGAGATTGAGCAAGACGCGTCAGGGACCGGAAACTTCCCCGACTACATGAGCAAGGAAATACACGAAGCGCCACAGACTGTTCGCAGCGCCATGCTAGGACGAGCCCGGATTGAAGAAGGAATTATCAAACTTGGAGGTCTAGAAGCCGTTGAAAACCAGCTAAACTATATCACCAGAATCATTATTATTGCCTGCGGAACATCCTACTATGCTGGTATGGTTGGAGAATATCTACTTGAAGAAATAGCTGGCCTGCCTGTCGAGGTACAGCAGGCTAGCGAATTCCGCTACCGCAAAGAGCCGCTCAGCCGATCGACTGCCGTATTGGTAATCTCGCAATCTGGCGAAACCGCAGACTGTATTGCTGCACTGAAAAAACTCGAAGGTAGCGGCATACTTATGCTCGGCGTCGTCAACGCCCCAGGCTCTAGCTTAGCCCGCATGACCGACGCTGGAGTTTATTGTCATGCTGGCCCAGAGAAGGCCGTCGCCAGCACCAAAGCTTTCATCGCCCAAGTTACGGTCTTATGTTTAATCGCCCTAAAGTTGTCAAAAACCTACACTGGCTTTGATGAGCTGCTGACTAGCCTCGACAAAATCCCAGCCCAGCTCGAGCAAATTTTAGACCAAGATGGCGAAATCAAGCGAATCGCCAAAAAATACGCTCATCACCGAGACTTCCTGTTTATCGGAAGGCGCTACCTTTACCCCGTGGCGCTCGAAGGTTCGCTGAAACTAAAAGAAATCAGCTACATTCACGCCGAAGGCTACGCCGGCGGCGAAATGAAGCACGGCCCGTTGGCGCTGATCGACGAGAATTTCCCAACTTTTGCACTTGCTCTGTCTAGTGACGTAGCCGAAAAATCAGCTAGCAACATGCAAGAAATCAATGCTCGCGGCGGACCAATCATAGCCGTAATCGACGACCAAAAAGCAGAGGCCGCACAAATCGCCGATGACCTAATTATTATTCCCAAAACCATCGAGCAGCTCCAACCAATCCTAGCTGCGACAGTTACTCACATCTTTGCCTACCATGTAGCCCGTGAGCTTGACCGCGACATCGATAAGCCGCGCAACCTCGCCAAATCTGTTACAGTCGAATAG
- a CDS encoding glycosyltransferase has translation MPETTKRICEGSQVKPPTTNYQLPTTKSVALVTDWIYGGGSELVVEAFHKMFPEAPIYTSYCSDEWRKRLDNKVVTGYLQKAPFRQLRKFLPLLRQWWFARLDLSKYNLVISITGNGEAKFVRAKKHISYCHTPVHYYWRHYEQYLKNPGVKPAWLARLGLRLLVRPLRKRDYQAAQKVDVFIANSSHIKNDIKLYYDRESTVVFPPVDSSRFHLPTTTYHLPKPRSGFITHGRVVPAKRIDILIKACNQLRIPLTIIGKGPDLARLRTLSGPTINFGGFVTDEALASELQKHSAFLFASYEDFGIAPIEAMAAGLPVVAYRGGGALDYVVPGETGEFFDQQTVESLIERLRVFDPDIYNRKDLNKKSREFTIENFNKSITGLLHKV, from the coding sequence ATGCCAGAAACTACTAAACGCATTTGTGAAGGCTCACAAGTGAAGCCACCAACTACCAACTACCAACTACCAACTACCAAGTCTGTAGCCTTGGTAACCGACTGGATATATGGCGGTGGTAGTGAACTTGTTGTCGAAGCTTTTCACAAAATGTTCCCCGAGGCACCAATTTATACATCTTATTGCTCGGACGAGTGGCGCAAGCGCCTAGACAATAAAGTAGTTACTGGGTATCTACAAAAAGCCCCATTTAGACAACTCCGAAAGTTCTTGCCCCTACTACGACAATGGTGGTTCGCTAGGCTAGACTTATCCAAGTATAATTTAGTTATTTCGATTACCGGAAATGGCGAGGCCAAGTTCGTTAGAGCCAAAAAGCATATCAGCTATTGCCACACACCAGTTCATTACTATTGGCGACATTATGAACAGTACTTAAAAAATCCAGGAGTAAAACCAGCTTGGCTGGCGCGACTCGGCCTAAGACTACTAGTCAGACCCCTGAGAAAAAGAGACTACCAAGCAGCCCAAAAAGTTGATGTTTTCATCGCGAATTCTTCACATATAAAAAATGATATAAAACTTTATTACGACCGCGAATCTACAGTAGTTTTCCCCCCGGTAGATTCTAGTCGTTTCCATCTACCAACTACTACATACCATCTACCAAAACCGCGAAGCGGATTTATTACCCATGGACGTGTTGTGCCTGCAAAGCGTATAGACATACTTATCAAAGCTTGCAATCAACTGCGCATACCACTAACGATCATAGGCAAAGGACCGGATCTAGCGAGACTGCGCACTCTATCGGGTCCTACAATAAATTTCGGAGGTTTTGTGACAGATGAAGCCTTAGCATCTGAGCTTCAAAAACACTCGGCCTTTTTGTTCGCCAGCTACGAAGACTTTGGCATTGCTCCGATTGAAGCTATGGCGGCAGGTCTCCCTGTAGTTGCATATCGTGGTGGTGGCGCCCTCGACTATGTCGTTCCAGGCGAAACCGGTGAATTTTTTGACCAGCAAACAGTTGAATCATTAATCGAAAGACTACGAGTCTTCGACCCAGATATTTATAACCGCAAAGACCTAAACAAAAAGTCTAGAGAATTTACGATTGAAAATTTCAATAAATCGATTACGGGCTTACTTCACAAAGTATAG
- a CDS encoding four helix bundle protein, with protein sequence MVEGKKRIKSFEDLVVWQEAHKLAVIIYEVTKNFPVDERFSLTSQYRRAAYSVSANIAEGFGRRTNNDKLHFYTIAYGSTLEVKNFTLLSGSLAYMKDQKQIELVLAQIVSCQKLLNAFVKAHK encoded by the coding sequence ATGGTAGAAGGCAAAAAAAGAATTAAATCTTTTGAAGACCTTGTTGTTTGGCAAGAAGCCCATAAACTAGCAGTCATTATTTATGAAGTAACGAAAAATTTCCCTGTTGATGAGAGGTTTAGCTTAACAAGCCAATACAGAAGAGCCGCCTATTCAGTTTCAGCCAACATTGCAGAGGGTTTTGGTAGAAGAACCAATAATGATAAGCTGCATTTTTATACAATAGCTTACGGCTCAACCCTAGAGGTCAAGAATTTTACGTTATTATCTGGTAGCCTTGCATACATGAAGGACCAAAAACAAATTGAATTGGTTTTAGCACAAATAGTCTCATGCCAGAAACTACTAAACGCATTTGTGAAGGCTCACAAGTGA
- a CDS encoding sugar transferase, with the protein MKNSSNLLYAFVLLIGDFVALLAAFVMAYLIRVKLDIRPRPFQIDGTTYLLVFAVLLVFWLLIFALLGLYQSRVYENRFSEAVRILAGSFVGILFLIGAEYALNRPIFPARLVPVYGFGISFLLVLLFRTIARAVRRSLFSIGIGRNHILLVGSTPVTEELCQLLANVDSGFKVVGVVGDRRFNYTGIEEGSVYKDFDEAVTALQTSQLHSIVQTELYSDQSINDYVLDYAQTHHKAYRFVPGNSGMFLGNIDVDLFQNIPVIAVHQTALLGWGRVAKRLFDILISLFCIIVFSPIMLLIYLCLMVSGGAPIYRRKRLTRFSEHFTIYKFRSLKKKYSGLDPEAGFAKMGKPELAKEFRDNGDFLKNDPRISLFGRIIRKTSLDELPQLFNILRGDISFVGPRALIEEELNKSELKHQILSVKSGLTGLAQISGRKNLPFEERRKLDHYYVQNWSFWLDIVIVLKTAVQVFLRLFKGSSD; encoded by the coding sequence ATGAAAAATAGTTCTAATCTCCTTTACGCATTTGTACTTTTGATTGGGGACTTTGTGGCGCTGCTGGCAGCCTTTGTGATGGCCTACCTAATCCGCGTTAAGCTAGATATCCGACCTAGACCATTTCAGATTGATGGTACAACATACTTACTAGTTTTTGCCGTACTGCTAGTTTTTTGGTTGCTGATATTTGCCCTGCTTGGTCTTTACCAGTCCCGAGTCTACGAAAATAGATTCAGCGAAGCGGTGCGAATTTTGGCAGGCTCTTTTGTTGGTATTTTGTTTCTCATAGGCGCTGAGTATGCGCTTAATCGCCCAATCTTCCCCGCCCGGCTGGTGCCAGTTTACGGCTTCGGCATTAGTTTTTTGTTAGTACTGCTATTTAGAACAATAGCTAGAGCCGTACGGCGCAGCCTGTTTTCGATTGGTATAGGCCGAAACCACATATTACTGGTTGGTTCCACGCCTGTTACAGAAGAATTATGCCAGCTTCTGGCCAATGTTGACTCTGGTTTTAAGGTTGTTGGAGTAGTTGGAGATCGACGCTTTAACTACACTGGGATTGAGGAAGGAAGTGTATATAAAGATTTTGATGAGGCAGTAACTGCGCTCCAAACCAGCCAGCTGCATAGTATCGTCCAAACTGAACTTTATAGCGACCAAAGCATCAATGATTACGTGCTTGATTACGCCCAAACGCACCACAAGGCCTACCGCTTTGTGCCGGGCAACTCTGGTATGTTCCTTGGCAATATCGATGTCGATCTATTCCAAAACATCCCGGTCATTGCCGTACACCAGACCGCACTACTTGGCTGGGGTAGAGTCGCCAAAAGGCTCTTCGACATTTTAATATCGCTATTCTGTATCATTGTGTTCTCGCCGATCATGTTGCTAATTTATCTATGTCTTATGGTGTCTGGCGGCGCGCCGATTTATCGACGTAAGCGCTTAACTCGTTTTAGTGAGCACTTTACTATTTACAAATTTCGCTCGCTTAAGAAGAAGTACAGCGGTTTAGACCCAGAAGCTGGTTTTGCCAAAATGGGCAAGCCGGAGCTAGCAAAAGAATTCCGCGATAATGGCGATTTTCTAAAGAATGACCCACGCATTTCGTTGTTTGGGAGGATAATTCGCAAAACCAGCCTAGACGAACTACCGCAACTATTCAATATTCTAAGGGGCGACATTAGTTTCGTTGGCCCCAGAGCATTGATCGAGGAAGAGCTTAATAAATCCGAACTGAAACACCAAATTCTTAGTGTAAAATCCGGCCTTACTGGACTAGCCCAAATTTCGGGCCGCAAGAATTTGCCGTTCGAAGAACGCCGCAAACTTGACCACTATTATGTCCAAAACTGGAGCTTCTGGCTCGACATCGTAATTGTCCTAAAGACAGCCGTCCAGGTTTTCTTGCGGCTATTCAAAGGCAGCAGCGACTAA